A region of Candidatus Flexicrinis proximus DNA encodes the following proteins:
- a CDS encoding GNAT family N-acetyltransferase has protein sequence MTADIVYAVNPPVADAALNALFAASWPAHATADFERLLRHCLVYVCAFDGERLMGFVKVIGDGGIHGFLLDTTVHPDYRRRGVGIRLVQEATAASKARGVEWLHVDYEPHLDAFYRECGFTHTMAGLIDLT, from the coding sequence ATGACCGCTGATATCGTTTATGCGGTCAATCCGCCGGTGGCGGACGCCGCGCTCAATGCGTTGTTCGCGGCGAGCTGGCCGGCGCACGCGACAGCGGATTTCGAACGCCTGCTGCGCCATTGCCTTGTCTATGTATGCGCCTTTGACGGAGAACGCCTGATGGGGTTCGTCAAAGTGATCGGCGACGGCGGGATACACGGGTTTCTGCTCGACACGACCGTACACCCTGACTACCGGCGGCGCGGGGTCGGCATCCGGCTGGTACAGGAAGCGACCGCCGCCTCAAAGGCGCGCGGTGTCGAATGGCTGCACGTCGACTATGAGCCGCACCTCGACGCGTTCTATCGCGAATGCGGCTTCACGCACACCATGGCGGGTCTGATTGACCTGACGTAA
- a CDS encoding FRG domain-containing protein: MAQHHGIPTRLIDWTYNPLTAAFFAAEDTVRLQAKGQPISKNMVIYALHEKMATTKHLTLVHHPNSMDTYIRAQEGVFTLDGDAETAYLGTGSWPDYEQSLNRLTSLFGSGLMPRKIIVPVSEARELLRLLSIEGITRDGLMPTLDNVAASIRFEWMLKYTGN; encoded by the coding sequence TTGGCCCAACATCACGGCATCCCCACACGGCTCATTGACTGGACATACAATCCGTTAACTGCCGCGTTCTTTGCCGCAGAAGATACTGTTCGGTTGCAGGCGAAGGGTCAACCGATATCCAAGAATATGGTCATATATGCTTTGCACGAGAAGATGGCCACAACCAAACACCTTACGCTGGTTCACCATCCAAATTCGATGGACACCTACATTAGAGCGCAAGAAGGCGTTTTTACCCTAGATGGTGACGCCGAGACCGCGTATCTCGGTACAGGCTCATGGCCCGATTACGAGCAGTCTCTAAATCGATTAACGAGCCTATTCGGATCAGGCCTTATGCCAAGAAAGATAATAGTTCCTGTGAGCGAGGCGAGGGAGTTGCTTCGCCTGCTCTCAATAGAGGGCATTACCAGAGACGGCTTAATGCCAACGCTCGATAACGTTGCGGCCAGTATCAGATTTGAGTGGATGCTAAAGTACACAGGTAATTGA
- a CDS encoding aldo/keto reductase: protein MEYVRLGNTGLKVSRICLGMMTYGDPNWRDWVLGIDAARPIVTKAAEAGINFYDTADMYSVGVSEEVTGALLRELFPIRDEVVVATKVYNPMGDGPNQRGLSRKHIMDSIDASLRRLNMDFVDLYQIHRWDYDTPIEETLDALNDVVRAGKARYIGASSMFAWQFMQALALSEKHGWAKFVSMQNHYNLVYREEEREMIPLCIDQGVGLIPWSPLARGFLAGNRTREKGGETTRAASDSFAHGMYYGDSDFNVLDAVIAVAGRHNVKPAQIALAWMLHKPGITSPIIGASKLYQLEEALDALNIVLGADEIAELEAAYVPHPVLGHG, encoded by the coding sequence ATGGAATACGTCCGTCTGGGCAACACCGGCCTAAAGGTCTCGCGCATCTGCCTCGGCATGATGACCTACGGCGACCCGAACTGGCGCGATTGGGTCCTAGGCATCGACGCCGCACGTCCCATCGTCACCAAAGCCGCCGAAGCCGGCATCAACTTCTACGACACCGCCGATATGTACTCCGTCGGCGTCAGCGAGGAAGTCACCGGCGCGCTGCTGCGCGAACTGTTCCCGATCCGCGATGAGGTCGTTGTCGCCACCAAGGTTTATAACCCGATGGGCGACGGTCCGAATCAGCGCGGCCTCTCTCGCAAGCACATCATGGATAGCATCGACGCCAGTCTGCGCCGCCTCAACATGGACTTTGTCGATCTCTACCAGATCCACCGGTGGGATTACGACACGCCGATTGAGGAAACGCTCGACGCGCTCAACGATGTCGTCCGCGCCGGCAAAGCCCGTTACATCGGCGCCAGCAGCATGTTCGCCTGGCAGTTCATGCAGGCGCTGGCCCTCAGCGAGAAGCACGGCTGGGCCAAATTCGTCTCGATGCAGAACCATTACAACCTGGTCTACCGCGAGGAAGAGCGCGAGATGATCCCGCTGTGCATCGATCAGGGCGTCGGCCTCATCCCGTGGAGCCCGCTGGCGCGCGGCTTCCTGGCCGGCAACCGCACCCGCGAGAAGGGTGGCGAGACCACCCGCGCCGCCTCGGACAGCTTCGCTCACGGCATGTATTACGGCGACTCCGACTTCAATGTGCTGGATGCGGTGATCGCGGTTGCCGGGCGCCACAACGTCAAACCGGCCCAGATCGCCCTCGCGTGGATGCTGCACAAACCCGGCATCACCAGCCCGATCATCGGCGCCAGTAAGCTTTACCAGCTTGAAGAAGCCCTCGACGCCCTGAACATCGTGCTCGGCGCGGATGAAATCGCCGAACTGGAAGCTGCTTACGTCCCGCATCCGGTGTTGGGCCATGGATGA
- a CDS encoding DUF91 domain-containing protein: MTNYYRIMLGKKSIHAQQCIAEGFIGLHYGIQQDLTGKLPDSWRSFNREFIPIYLSTHPDKTKVAAGLACGALWTVSKGIEKGDIVLSPDGEGSYHIGEVVGDYYYAEGLELPHRRAVQWMPRTLARNDMSPSLQSSIGSSGTLSNISGHRAEIERLISGNAAPLLAVSEPTVEDPIAFAMEKHLEDFLVHNWAHSDLGKIYDVYQVDNELVGQQFQTDDRGYIDILALSKDRKTLLVLELKKGRASDVVIGQILRYMGYVQEVLAEEGQQVRGVIIALEDDLRIRRALKLVPTVEFYRYQVSFKLIKT, translated from the coding sequence ATGACGAATTACTATCGGATTATGCTTGGTAAAAAGAGTATTCATGCTCAACAGTGTATAGCTGAGGGATTTATTGGTCTTCATTATGGCATTCAGCAGGATTTAACAGGGAAACTTCCCGATTCGTGGCGTTCGTTTAACCGTGAATTCATTCCAATTTATCTTTCAACCCATCCAGACAAGACCAAAGTCGCAGCAGGGCTTGCCTGCGGCGCGTTGTGGACTGTCTCAAAAGGGATCGAGAAGGGCGATATCGTCCTTTCTCCTGACGGTGAAGGTTCCTATCACATTGGCGAGGTCGTCGGTGACTACTATTACGCGGAGGGGCTTGAACTTCCCCACCGGCGTGCAGTGCAATGGATGCCTCGAACCCTTGCGCGTAATGATATGAGTCCTTCCCTTCAGAGTTCGATAGGTTCATCCGGCACTCTGAGCAATATCTCGGGACACCGTGCCGAAATTGAGCGCCTCATCTCAGGAAACGCTGCACCCTTATTGGCGGTTTCTGAGCCGACCGTCGAAGACCCAATCGCGTTTGCCATGGAGAAACATCTCGAGGATTTCCTCGTCCACAATTGGGCGCATTCGGACTTGGGAAAGATCTACGATGTTTACCAGGTTGACAATGAACTCGTAGGTCAACAATTCCAAACGGATGACAGAGGTTATATTGATATTCTTGCATTAAGCAAAGACAGGAAGACCCTTCTGGTTCTTGAACTCAAGAAGGGTCGGGCAAGCGACGTCGTTATTGGCCAGATTCTACGTTACATGGGATATGTACAGGAGGTCTTGGCCGAAGAAGGTCAACAGGTTCGCGGTGTGATTATTGCTTTGGAAGACGACCTGAGAATCAGAAGGGCACTAAAGCTGGTGCCGACTGTAGAGTTTTATCGCTACCAGGTTTCCTTCAAATTGATCAAGACGTGA
- a CDS encoding threonylcarbamoyl-AMP synthase, with the protein MDYQAKTIILHIDPAAPESDVISRAADVIRAGGLVAFPTETVYGLGADALNAEAVDRIYRAKRRPANDPLITHIANVRDMFKLADRIPAFAGPLAEAFWPGPLTMVMNRAMSVPNNVSSGLPTIAIRMPIHPVARALIEAAGTPIAAPSANTFTRPSATTAAHVLEDLFGRVDVVIDGGPTPLGLESTVIDLTQYPPVVLRPGGIVLEDLHRIVPEAILAPRFLTEGDEAASAPGQLLRHYAPRAKLMLYEGAPESVRAAIADTASRYIASGRHVGILTANEDAAYYTQLGARIIALGELGDSAAIGRVLFGALRAMDGQGVDVILAPLFNTSEGLGAAVRDRLLRAAEGKVYAVR; encoded by the coding sequence ATGGACTACCAGGCCAAAACCATCATTCTCCATATTGACCCTGCCGCCCCCGAATCCGACGTGATCTCGCGGGCGGCAGATGTGATTCGTGCCGGCGGATTGGTCGCATTCCCGACTGAAACGGTCTATGGTTTGGGTGCGGACGCTCTCAACGCCGAGGCCGTCGACCGCATCTACCGCGCCAAGCGCCGCCCCGCCAACGATCCCCTCATCACCCATATCGCCAATGTCCGCGATATGTTCAAGCTCGCCGACCGGATCCCCGCCTTTGCCGGCCCCCTCGCCGAAGCCTTCTGGCCCGGCCCGCTGACCATGGTCATGAACCGCGCCATGTCGGTGCCAAACAATGTCTCGTCCGGCCTGCCCACCATCGCCATCCGCATGCCCATCCACCCCGTCGCCCGCGCCCTGATCGAGGCCGCCGGCACGCCCATCGCCGCCCCCAGCGCCAATACCTTCACCCGCCCCAGCGCCACCACCGCCGCCCACGTCCTCGAAGACCTGTTCGGGCGCGTCGATGTCGTCATCGACGGCGGGCCGACGCCGCTCGGCCTCGAATCCACCGTCATCGACCTGACCCAGTACCCGCCGGTCGTGCTGCGTCCTGGCGGTATCGTGCTCGAAGACCTGCACCGCATTGTGCCGGAAGCCATCCTCGCGCCGCGCTTCCTCACCGAAGGCGACGAGGCCGCCTCCGCTCCCGGCCAACTTCTGCGCCATTACGCCCCGCGCGCCAAACTCATGCTCTATGAAGGCGCGCCCGAGTCGGTGCGTGCCGCCATCGCGGATACCGCCTCGCGCTATATCGCCAGCGGCCGCCATGTCGGTATCCTGACCGCCAACGAAGACGCCGCCTATTACACCCAGCTCGGCGCGCGCATCATCGCGCTCGGCGAGCTTGGAGACAGTGCCGCCATCGGCCGCGTGCTGTTCGGCGCGCTGCGGGCCATGGACGGGCAGGGCGTCGATGTCATCCTCGCCCCGCTGTTCAATACCAGCGAAGGGTTAGGCGCCGCCGTCCGCGACCGCCTCCTGCGCGCTGCCGAGGGTAAGGTCTACGCCGTCCGCTAA
- a CDS encoding class I SAM-dependent methyltransferase, which produces MPTPEWNRRWVDEYHEQQGSKMDYYGAHWGDPDPALAFPSRLRKLLPEALMAGLLTIKPLRDALNARRRDKTTYQPPLYTVLTRYVRPYIRPDVTVLEIGPGGGRWTKYMLHAKHLTLVELNTEFFDYLRNRFAAQLSKLRFYQTRDYELEGVESSSIDFGFSFGVFVHIDPEGIQAYLAELARVVKSGGHIVIQYADKTKEGGRERTGFSDMTPAKMEGFVAALPALEILKHDTTLLNHSSVIILRKR; this is translated from the coding sequence ATGCCAACGCCTGAGTGGAATCGCAGATGGGTGGACGAGTATCACGAACAGCAGGGCAGCAAGATGGACTATTACGGCGCGCATTGGGGCGACCCCGATCCCGCGCTGGCCTTCCCATCCCGCCTGCGTAAGCTCCTGCCGGAAGCCCTTATGGCCGGTCTGCTGACCATTAAGCCGCTCCGTGACGCCCTCAATGCCCGCCGGCGCGACAAGACCACCTACCAGCCGCCGCTCTACACCGTATTGACCCGCTACGTCCGGCCCTATATCCGCCCCGACGTCACCGTGCTGGAAATTGGACCCGGCGGCGGCCGCTGGACCAAGTACATGCTCCACGCTAAGCACCTGACCCTGGTCGAACTCAATACCGAATTCTTCGACTATCTGCGCAATCGCTTCGCCGCCCAGCTCTCCAAGCTCCGTTTTTACCAGACCCGCGATTATGAGCTCGAAGGCGTCGAGAGCAGCTCCATCGACTTCGGCTTCTCCTTCGGCGTATTCGTCCACATCGACCCCGAAGGCATCCAGGCCTATCTGGCCGAACTCGCGCGCGTCGTCAAATCCGGCGGCCATATCGTGATCCAGTACGCCGATAAGACCAAAGAAGGCGGACGGGAGCGCACCGGTTTCTCCGACATGACCCCGGCTAAAATGGAAGGCTTCGTGGCCGCCCTGCCGGCCCTGGAGATCCTGAAACACGATACCACGCTCTTGAATCACAGCAGCGTGATCATCCTCAGGAAGCGCTAG
- a CDS encoding HNH endonuclease: METRPTTSLAEQNFNPQWRPDDPKIGSGACVWHQLQDGSTMQLIPRTLNEAVPHTGGASIIRNLP, from the coding sequence ATGGAAACACGGCCCACGACATCACTAGCTGAACAGAACTTCAATCCGCAATGGAGGCCCGATGATCCGAAAATCGGAAGTGGTGCGTGTGTTTGGCATCAGCTTCAAGACGGATCCACAATGCAACTCATCCCGCGCACTCTAAATGAAGCCGTCCCGCATACTGGGGGGGCAAGTATAATTAGAAACTTGCCATAA
- a CDS encoding O-antigen ligase family protein has translation MSRNALPRIALLTIVPYMLLFGAAFNGIVLPVLQVMHLVGLGIGLGVWLAARTRGGWEWHPTALDGVIWLWVVAIVVAGLAIREMLRRGQPALWFLTALMMGWTVLHDALSNRAITRGNLIDMVLLAGVFWIGFGLLELFDPTLTRDGLFGFPRIGGITGNPNLLSAVLIPLIGMAYGRAWSLRGMGRAILGAYCGVALLTMVLTYSRGGWIGAAAVTGMMVLMAIIERGWATPAGFRAAWGMARVWQRATVVVLVVGTVAGGLVVGGILIDSLDDRGRTAELRTYLWEAAWDAFTEKPLTGSGLFSTPRLILDRSSVPPRSAQPHAHNFPLQVLAELGILGGVAMLASVVVALRAGVRAWRSASTLRERHLISAGWAASVGSGICNLFDLAAWTPYVSLLGLLALMLMTAPPVPVAYPARRGRIMAWAAALVALVLMLTGIYSYTHYARYDAILKQGREQGQRLEAAAELEALIAADPRQPVYRWTQGILYGMMAHSTQDAALAQRALERFSEAGEMGMDSAVLRLNQAALAAQIGDLEAASGHLERMLAYAPESITMVLNAALAAERWGWTRRHACCGRTCCRSTAWKTRV, from the coding sequence ATGTCGCGCAACGCCCTACCCCGCATCGCGCTGTTGACGATCGTGCCGTACATGCTGTTATTCGGCGCGGCGTTCAACGGAATTGTCCTGCCGGTGCTGCAAGTGATGCATCTGGTGGGGTTAGGGATCGGGCTGGGGGTATGGCTGGCGGCGCGCACCCGGGGCGGCTGGGAGTGGCACCCGACGGCGCTGGACGGGGTGATCTGGCTGTGGGTGGTGGCGATCGTGGTGGCCGGGCTGGCGATCCGGGAGATGCTGCGGCGCGGACAGCCGGCGCTGTGGTTCCTGACGGCGCTGATGATGGGCTGGACGGTGCTGCACGACGCGCTGTCGAACCGGGCGATCACACGCGGGAACCTGATCGACATGGTGCTGCTGGCGGGGGTGTTCTGGATCGGGTTCGGGCTGTTGGAGCTGTTCGATCCGACCCTGACGCGCGACGGATTGTTCGGATTTCCGCGGATCGGTGGGATTACGGGCAACCCGAACCTGCTGTCGGCGGTGCTGATCCCGCTGATTGGTATGGCTTATGGGCGGGCGTGGTCGCTGCGCGGGATGGGACGGGCGATCCTGGGGGCATACTGCGGCGTCGCACTGCTGACGATGGTGCTGACCTATTCGCGCGGGGGATGGATTGGCGCGGCGGCGGTGACGGGCATGATGGTGCTGATGGCGATCATCGAGCGCGGGTGGGCGACGCCGGCGGGATTTCGCGCGGCGTGGGGCATGGCGCGGGTTTGGCAAAGAGCGACCGTGGTGGTGCTGGTGGTGGGAACGGTGGCCGGGGGGCTGGTGGTTGGCGGGATACTGATCGACAGCCTTGACGACCGGGGACGCACGGCGGAACTGCGCACGTATTTATGGGAAGCGGCGTGGGACGCCTTCACGGAAAAGCCGCTGACCGGCAGCGGGTTGTTCTCGACGCCGAGGCTGATCCTCGACCGCTCATCGGTGCCGCCGCGCAGCGCGCAGCCGCACGCGCACAATTTTCCGCTGCAGGTCTTGGCGGAGCTGGGTATTTTAGGCGGAGTGGCGATGCTGGCGAGCGTGGTGGTCGCGCTGCGGGCGGGTGTACGCGCGTGGCGGAGCGCGTCTACGCTGCGCGAGAGGCATCTGATTTCGGCGGGATGGGCGGCATCCGTAGGATCTGGGATCTGCAACCTGTTCGATCTGGCGGCATGGACGCCTTATGTGAGCCTGCTGGGACTGCTGGCGCTGATGCTGATGACCGCACCGCCGGTACCGGTCGCTTATCCGGCGCGGCGCGGGCGAATCATGGCGTGGGCGGCGGCATTGGTGGCACTGGTGCTGATGCTGACGGGGATTTACAGCTATACGCACTACGCGCGGTACGATGCGATTTTGAAGCAGGGGCGCGAACAGGGGCAGCGGTTGGAGGCGGCAGCCGAACTGGAAGCGCTGATCGCCGCTGATCCGCGGCAGCCGGTGTACCGGTGGACGCAGGGCATCCTGTACGGGATGATGGCCCATTCGACGCAGGACGCGGCGCTGGCGCAGCGGGCGCTCGAACGATTCAGTGAAGCCGGCGAGATGGGCATGGACAGCGCGGTGCTGCGGTTAAACCAGGCGGCGCTGGCGGCGCAGATCGGCGACCTGGAGGCGGCAAGCGGCCACCTGGAGCGGATGCTGGCGTACGCGCCGGAATCAATCACGATGGTGCTGAACGCGGCTCTGGCGGCGGAGCGCTGGGGCTGGACGAGACGGCACGCATGCTGTGGGCGCACCTGCTGCAGATCGACGGCGTGGAAGACGCGAGTATAG
- a CDS encoding MFS transporter has translation MAVVAQAQPVEAARGTFAALRNPDYRLYFAGLLISQSGTWMQNIAQGYLVYSLTGSEAWLGLVALAMGLPLLLVSPLAGVMVERAPRRRVLQFTQSAQMLLAITLTILAATGTVAVWHVVLLAFILGVISAFDAPARMTLIAEIVTREDLSSGITLGSILNSSTRVLGPTAAGLVLARFGVVWCFALNAVSFLAVIGCLALMRVPYAIPAPKTQPKPLRQLREGFAYVRGDRAVMSILLLASVTGFFLLPILQMLPAVAEVTTGSHSDGYALLSAAEGLGALVAGLTTSYLAMRFSRGRLIAAATLLNAALMTVLGFQNGAVPAALLTMLTGFALIMLMVNMNTGLQLMLPNAFRSRAMSLYMLTLMGLSPFGALALGTLAELVGIAPALAVFGLIAGVLGGWIVLQRHPGQLDAARTAA, from the coding sequence ATGGCAGTTGTGGCACAGGCGCAGCCGGTCGAGGCTGCACGCGGGACATTTGCGGCACTTCGCAACCCTGATTACCGGCTGTATTTCGCCGGACTCCTGATCTCCCAATCCGGCACATGGATGCAAAACATCGCGCAGGGATACCTGGTCTACAGCCTGACCGGGTCGGAAGCCTGGCTGGGGCTGGTCGCGCTGGCGATGGGCCTGCCGCTGCTGCTGGTCTCGCCGCTGGCCGGGGTGATGGTCGAGCGGGCGCCGCGGCGGCGGGTGCTGCAGTTCACGCAGAGCGCGCAGATGCTGCTGGCGATCACGCTGACCATCCTGGCGGCGACCGGTACGGTAGCGGTCTGGCATGTGGTGCTGCTGGCGTTCATCCTGGGCGTGATCAGCGCGTTCGACGCGCCGGCCCGCATGACGCTGATCGCCGAAATCGTCACACGCGAAGATTTGTCGAGCGGGATCACGCTGGGGTCGATCCTGAACAGCAGCACGCGAGTGCTGGGGCCGACGGCGGCCGGACTGGTGCTGGCACGCTTCGGCGTGGTCTGGTGCTTCGCGCTCAACGCGGTCAGCTTTCTGGCCGTGATCGGCTGCCTGGCGCTCATGCGTGTACCATACGCGATCCCGGCGCCGAAAACGCAGCCAAAGCCACTGCGCCAACTGCGTGAAGGGTTCGCCTACGTGCGCGGTGACCGGGCGGTGATGTCGATCTTGCTGCTGGCATCGGTCACCGGGTTCTTCCTGCTGCCGATCCTGCAGATGCTGCCGGCAGTGGCCGAAGTGACGACCGGATCGCACAGCGACGGTTACGCCCTGCTGAGCGCGGCGGAAGGGCTGGGTGCGCTGGTGGCCGGCCTGACCACCTCCTATCTGGCGATGCGGTTTTCGCGCGGGCGGCTGATCGCGGCGGCCACGCTGCTGAACGCGGCGCTGATGACCGTGCTGGGCTTCCAGAACGGCGCAGTCCCGGCGGCACTGCTCACCATGCTGACCGGCTTCGCCCTGATCATGCTGATGGTCAACATGAACACCGGCCTGCAGCTCATGCTGCCGAATGCCTTCCGCAGCCGCGCGATGAGCCTGTATATGCTGACCCTGATGGGCCTCAGCCCGTTCGGGGCGCTGGCACTGGGAACACTGGCCGAACTGGTCGGCATCGCGCCGGCATTGGCTGTATTTGGACTTATCGCCGGAGTGCTGGGCGGCTGGATCGTACTGCAGCGCCATCCGGGCCAACTGGATGCTGCGCGAACCGCGGCGTAG